A single genomic interval of Nitrospirota bacterium harbors:
- a CDS encoding DUF2203 domain-containing protein: protein MDEKIFTLEEVESLIPVLEERFKEIRIKKSYLTKISGEIRKAADQTALDGGSPYGPSYIKTLDSLNQEIEEIHKEGVVIKDLDKGLCDFSYISNGRTVYLCWKSGETSLQWWHEVEDGFTGRKRLEEL, encoded by the coding sequence ATGGATGAAAAAATTTTTACCCTAGAGGAAGTTGAAAGCTTAATCCCGGTTCTTGAAGAACGGTTTAAAGAAATCAGGATAAAAAAAAGTTATTTGACAAAAATTTCAGGAGAAATCAGGAAAGCGGCTGATCAAACCGCCCTTGACGGCGGTTCACCTTATGGCCCCAGTTATATTAAAACACTGGATTCTCTCAATCAGGAGATCGAAGAAATTCACAAAGAAGGGGTTGTCATCAAAGACCTTGATAAAGGATTATGTGACTTTTCCTATATCTCAAATGGAAGAACCGTATATCTATGTTGGAAGTCGGGGGAAACGTCCCTTCAATGGTGGCATGAGGTAGAGGATGGATTCACGGGTAGAAAAAGGCTTGAGGAACTTTGA
- a CDS encoding SDR family oxidoreductase: MPELKKTALVTGAGRRLGREISLALARAGYDIMINYLQSEGAAQKTAGEIRELGRKAMIYGADVSNSDQVHGMVKKTLDHFGSIDVLVNNAAIFSQIPFEKLTEAIWDKTINTNLKGTFLCSREIGEHMTHRRSGSIINIASLGGVKPWASETPYCVSKAGVMMLTQCFAKGLAPYVRVNAIAPGYVEMPDPIIEKVVPQPPLSKIPLKRYGRPEEVAELVIYLATKAEYITGQVMFVDGGRSLSS; encoded by the coding sequence ATGCCAGAACTTAAAAAAACAGCCCTGGTGACAGGCGCTGGAAGAAGACTTGGAAGAGAAATCAGCCTGGCATTGGCCAGGGCGGGTTATGACATTATGATTAATTACCTTCAGTCCGAGGGAGCTGCGCAGAAAACAGCCGGGGAAATCAGGGAACTTGGAAGAAAAGCGATGATTTATGGGGCCGATGTTTCAAATTCCGATCAGGTTCACGGAATGGTAAAAAAAACTTTGGATCACTTCGGGTCCATTGATGTTTTAGTCAATAATGCGGCCATTTTTTCACAAATTCCCTTTGAAAAGTTAACCGAAGCGATCTGGGATAAGACGATAAACACCAATTTAAAAGGGACCTTTTTATGTTCCAGGGAGATTGGGGAGCATATGACGCATCGCCGGTCAGGGAGCATTATCAATATTGCGTCACTGGGCGGGGTTAAACCCTGGGCATCGGAAACCCCTTATTGCGTGTCAAAGGCGGGGGTGATGATGCTAACCCAATGTTTTGCCAAAGGACTGGCCCCATATGTTCGCGTGAATGCGATTGCGCCCGGATATGTCGAAATGCCAGACCCGATCATTGAGAAAGTTGTCCCTCAGCCTCCTTTGAGTAAAATCCCCTTAAAAAGATATGGCCGGCCGGAAGAAGTGGCAGAGCTTGTGATCTATCTGGCGACGAAAGCCGAATATATTACCGGGCAGGTCATGTTCGTTGACGGGGGGAGAAGTCTCTCCTCCTGA
- the dapD gene encoding 2,3,4,5-tetrahydropyridine-2,6-dicarboxylate N-succinyltransferase — protein sequence MNELKKQIEELWEKKESLSPDSLPANDKKRLLEVLGLLDQGKIRVAEKVKEIWIVHEWIKKAILLYFKTTDNEKIEGGFSQFFDKVALKFRHYHADDFKQAKIRVVPPATVRQGAFIAPGAILMPSYVNIGAHVGEGTMVDTWATIGSCAQIGKNVHISGGAGIGGVLEPLQANPVIIEDHAFIGARSEVAEGVIVGEGAVISMGVFLGQSTKIYNRETKEITMGFIPPYAVVVPGTLPSKDGSYALQAAIIVKQVDAGTRKKVSINDLLRGA from the coding sequence ATGAATGAATTAAAGAAACAGATTGAAGAACTTTGGGAGAAAAAAGAATCTTTATCCCCCGATTCACTCCCGGCAAATGACAAGAAACGACTGCTTGAAGTCCTGGGTCTTCTTGATCAAGGGAAAATCAGAGTCGCGGAAAAAGTCAAAGAAATCTGGATTGTCCATGAATGGATCAAAAAAGCGATTCTTCTTTATTTTAAAACCACGGACAACGAGAAAATAGAGGGAGGTTTTTCCCAGTTTTTTGATAAGGTGGCCTTAAAATTTCGTCACTATCATGCCGATGACTTTAAACAGGCAAAAATCAGGGTTGTTCCCCCTGCCACCGTCAGACAGGGGGCTTTTATCGCCCCAGGCGCGATTTTAATGCCTTCCTATGTCAATATCGGCGCCCACGTCGGCGAAGGAACGATGGTCGATACCTGGGCAACCATCGGTTCCTGTGCGCAAATCGGTAAAAACGTCCATATTTCAGGCGGCGCGGGGATCGGGGGGGTTCTTGAACCCCTTCAGGCCAACCCGGTAATTATCGAGGACCATGCTTTCATCGGTGCCCGTTCCGAGGTAGCCGAAGGCGTCATCGTAGGAGAAGGCGCCGTCATTTCCATGGGTGTCTTTTTGGGTCAATCCACAAAAATTTATAATCGTGAAACGAAAGAAATAACGATGGGCTTTATTCCCCCTTACGCTGTGGTCGTTCCCGGAACTCTCCCTTCCAAAGACGGATCCTATGCCCTCCAAGCGGCAATCATTGTGAAACAGGTGGACGCGGGAACCCGGAAAAAAGTGTCAATCAATGACCTGCTGCGAGGGGCTTGA
- the dapE gene encoding succinyl-diaminopimelate desuccinylase — protein MKNFSWNVVDLAKDFIQFDTVTPKDNGLQSRIISYLKEMGFAIHRIPFGEVQNFYARLGDASPLFCFAGHSDVVPSGPEEKWTSPPFSAVLREGRLYGRGTADMKGAIAAMISAVHAYLNDSPLKKGSIAFLITGDEEGPAVHGTVKVIEWLKQKGEKIDYCLVGEPTSEKRLGDTIKNGRRGSINGRLTLYGIQGHVAYPHLAENPIHKGLDILKQLIQIPFDQGNAFFEPTHLEITNIQGGCGRDNVIPDRIEVSFNIRYGNASTFLSIKEKIEMILTRSRIKFSLEFQPAGEAFLTSKGVLIRTAIQSVEEIAGITPSLSTGGGTSDARFFAPLGIEVAELGLKSETIHKMNESVPTEDLMALERIYRKILEKIFE, from the coding sequence ATGAAAAATTTTTCCTGGAACGTTGTTGATCTGGCCAAAGATTTTATCCAATTTGATACAGTCACGCCCAAAGACAACGGCCTTCAGTCCAGGATTATTTCTTATTTAAAGGAAATGGGGTTTGCCATTCACCGGATTCCATTTGGAGAAGTCCAAAATTTTTATGCCCGCCTCGGGGATGCCTCTCCCCTTTTTTGTTTTGCCGGCCATTCAGATGTCGTGCCCTCCGGCCCGGAGGAAAAATGGACCTCTCCTCCGTTTTCCGCTGTTTTGAGAGAGGGACGCCTCTACGGAAGGGGAACGGCAGATATGAAAGGGGCGATCGCCGCTATGATTTCCGCGGTACATGCGTACTTAAACGACTCTCCTTTAAAAAAGGGTTCCATTGCTTTTTTAATTACCGGTGATGAAGAGGGGCCGGCGGTTCATGGAACTGTTAAAGTCATTGAATGGCTTAAACAAAAAGGGGAAAAAATTGATTACTGCCTGGTCGGAGAACCCACATCTGAAAAACGGCTCGGGGATACCATCAAAAATGGGCGCCGGGGAAGCATCAACGGACGTTTGACGTTGTATGGAATTCAAGGGCATGTGGCTTATCCCCATCTTGCCGAAAATCCGATTCATAAAGGTCTGGATATTTTAAAGCAACTCATTCAGATCCCATTTGATCAAGGAAATGCTTTTTTCGAACCGACTCATCTCGAAATAACAAATATTCAGGGAGGATGCGGAAGAGATAACGTGATCCCGGACCGGATTGAAGTGAGTTTTAACATCCGTTATGGAAACGCTTCAACCTTTCTTTCCATTAAAGAAAAAATAGAAATGATACTGACCCGGTCCAGGATAAAATTTTCTCTGGAATTTCAACCTGCGGGTGAAGCCTTTTTGACCTCGAAAGGAGTATTGATTCGAACGGCCATTCAATCCGTTGAAGAAATAGCGGGAATCACGCCCTCATTATCAACCGGCGGCGGGACCTCAGACGCCCGGTTTTTTGCGCCCCTGGGCATTGAAGTGGCGGAGCTCGGACTTAAAAGTGAAACCATCCATAAAATGAATGAATCTGTCCCAACAGAAGATCTTATGGCACTCGAAAGAATTTATAGAAAAATATTAGAAAAAATTTTTGAATAA